In Streptomyces sp. NBC_00433, a single genomic region encodes these proteins:
- the gap gene encoding type I glyceraldehyde-3-phosphate dehydrogenase — MTIRVGINGFGRIGRNFFRAALEQGADIEIVAVNDLGDTATTAHLLKYDTILGRLKAEVTHTADSITVDGKTIKVLAERDPAAINWGELGVDIVVESTGIFTKAADAGKHIAGGAKKVIISAPATDEDITIVMGVNQDAYDPANHNIISNASCTTNCVAPMAKVLLENFGIVKGLMTTVHAYTNDQRILDFPHKDLRRARAAAENIIPTTTGAAKATALVIPQLKGKLDGIAMRVPVPTGSVTDLVIDLEREVTKDEVNAAFLKAAQGQLKGILEYTEDPIVSSDIVNWPASCTFDSSLTMAQGKTVKVIGWYDNEWGYSNRLVDLTVFVGNQL; from the coding sequence TCAACGACCTGGGTGACACCGCGACCACGGCGCACCTGCTGAAGTACGACACCATTCTTGGGCGCCTCAAGGCCGAGGTCACCCACACCGCGGACTCCATCACCGTCGACGGCAAGACGATCAAGGTGCTGGCCGAGCGCGACCCCGCGGCGATCAACTGGGGCGAGCTGGGCGTCGACATCGTCGTCGAGTCGACCGGCATCTTCACCAAGGCCGCCGACGCGGGCAAGCACATCGCGGGCGGTGCCAAGAAGGTCATCATCTCGGCGCCCGCCACCGACGAGGACATCACCATCGTCATGGGCGTCAACCAGGACGCGTACGACCCGGCGAACCACAACATCATCTCGAACGCCTCGTGCACCACGAACTGTGTGGCGCCGATGGCGAAGGTGCTGCTGGAGAACTTCGGCATCGTCAAGGGCCTGATGACGACGGTCCACGCGTACACCAACGACCAGCGCATCCTGGACTTCCCGCACAAGGACCTGCGCCGTGCCCGCGCCGCCGCGGAGAACATCATCCCGACCACCACGGGTGCCGCCAAGGCGACCGCCCTGGTCATCCCGCAGCTCAAGGGCAAGCTGGACGGCATCGCGATGCGCGTGCCCGTCCCCACCGGCTCGGTCACCGACCTGGTCATCGACCTGGAGCGCGAGGTCACCAAGGACGAGGTCAACGCCGCGTTCCTGAAGGCCGCGCAGGGCCAGCTCAAGGGCATCCTGGAGTACACCGAGGACCCGATCGTGTCCTCCGACATCGTGAACTGGCCGGCCTCCTGCACCTTCGACTCCTCGCTGACCATGGCGCAGGGCAAGACGGTCAAGGTCATCGGCTGGTACGACAACGAGTGGGGCTACTCCAACCGCCTGGTGGACCTCACGGTCTTCGTCGGCAACCAGCTCTGA